In Leptospira sp. WS58.C1, a single genomic region encodes these proteins:
- a CDS encoding ABC transporter ATP-binding protein encodes MIKVRNLSKFYGEKLAIDRLNFELKEGEIVGLLGLNGAGKTTTIRILTGYLMATDGLCELNGLNTFEHPLDVKKKIGYLPETPPLYPELTVMEYLTFAARIKQISEADLSSELDRVLGLTDLTQVKEKVIETLSLGFRKRVGIAQAILGNPEIIIMDEPISGLDPKQIVEIRNLIHGLKEKHTILLSSHILPEVYKTCNRFLFLHKGRLVYQCDRQELEKEMENLSGLEVTLSGKSRSETEVYLNGIASRSGATLKFVGEDSVGSTFLVSTSSERKFKEELYAGISSSGILPEFIRKQDVTLEQIFMNKV; translated from the coding sequence ATGATAAAAGTAAGGAACCTTTCCAAATTTTACGGAGAGAAATTAGCCATTGATCGTTTGAATTTCGAACTCAAAGAGGGAGAAATTGTGGGCTTACTTGGCCTTAACGGTGCAGGAAAAACAACTACGATCCGAATACTTACCGGTTACCTGATGGCAACCGACGGATTATGCGAGTTGAACGGACTTAACACGTTTGAACATCCTTTGGATGTAAAGAAGAAGATAGGATATCTTCCGGAAACTCCTCCTCTTTATCCGGAATTAACCGTGATGGAATATCTCACCTTTGCCGCTAGGATCAAGCAGATCTCGGAGGCGGATCTTTCCTCGGAATTGGATCGAGTTTTAGGCCTAACTGATCTGACTCAAGTGAAAGAGAAAGTGATCGAAACTCTATCTTTAGGATTTAGAAAAAGAGTCGGGATCGCTCAAGCTATTTTAGGAAATCCTGAAATTATCATTATGGATGAGCCTATCTCAGGCTTGGACCCTAAACAAATAGTAGAAATCCGTAATCTAATCCATGGCCTGAAGGAAAAACACACCATTCTTCTTTCCAGCCATATCCTTCCGGAAGTTTACAAAACCTGCAATCGATTCCTGTTCTTGCATAAGGGAAGATTGGTATACCAATGTGACCGCCAGGAACTGGAAAAAGAAATGGAAAATCTTTCCGGACTCGAAGTGACCTTATCCGGGAAATCCAGATCGGAAACGGAAGTTTACCTGAATGGGATCGCGAGCAGATCAGGCGCGACCTTAAAATTCGTAGGGGAAGATTCCGTTGGTTCTACATTTCTAGTTAGTACTTCCTCGGAAAGGAAGTTTAAAGAAGAATTATATGCCGGGATCTCTTCCTCCGGTATCCTGCCTGAATTTATCCGCAAGCAGGATGTGACCTTAGAACAAATCTTTATGAACAAGGTTTAA
- a CDS encoding ACP S-malonyltransferase — protein MAVANFLNEAKAQGNKLFLQFGGQGSPWLKELSKLYETDPSLKELFDTAFKALSEEVPGLNKNIISQGYDFESWIKNPDSAPDENYLCSAPVSIVGIFLTQTANYVSLVNKGFASSELIANASGATGHSQGIVPAVLVALGKEGADFYKDYSKFLKFILYLGYRAQELYGVYNPSEEVLKGNEEIGDKQPAPMVAVIGYTAAELSERVQKANAELGLSGTKAIYVSLFNTPDSNIVSGTPEALLAFRKKFKAEMDEKKVKFVYLRTTAPFHCPIMEETEKTVPQDMERIGFSYKGSELKIPVYSIFDGRNYQNDADISLPLFREVLIKALYWDKAIATFVKTPKLVGIDFGPSVVSQKLTQANLGTSENKIYSASSPKDIKVLLA, from the coding sequence ATGGCAGTAGCAAACTTTTTGAACGAAGCGAAAGCTCAAGGCAATAAACTTTTTTTGCAATTCGGAGGTCAGGGTTCTCCTTGGTTGAAGGAACTTTCTAAACTTTACGAAACGGATCCTTCTTTAAAAGAATTGTTTGATACAGCTTTCAAAGCACTATCTGAAGAAGTCCCCGGTCTAAACAAAAATATCATTTCCCAAGGGTATGATTTCGAATCCTGGATCAAAAACCCAGACTCCGCGCCTGACGAAAATTATCTCTGTAGTGCGCCGGTCTCCATCGTAGGTATCTTCCTAACACAAACCGCAAATTACGTCTCTTTAGTGAACAAAGGTTTTGCCTCTTCCGAGTTGATCGCAAACGCAAGCGGTGCAACAGGTCATAGCCAAGGAATCGTTCCTGCAGTATTAGTGGCCTTAGGAAAAGAAGGCGCCGACTTCTACAAAGATTACTCTAAATTTTTAAAATTCATTCTATATTTAGGATATAGAGCTCAGGAACTTTACGGAGTTTATAATCCTTCTGAAGAAGTTCTAAAAGGTAACGAAGAGATCGGAGACAAACAACCGGCTCCAATGGTTGCAGTCATCGGTTACACGGCTGCTGAACTTTCCGAAAGAGTTCAAAAGGCAAATGCGGAACTTGGACTCAGCGGAACTAAAGCGATTTATGTTTCTCTATTTAATACTCCCGATTCTAATATCGTTTCCGGAACACCGGAAGCACTTCTTGCTTTCCGCAAAAAGTTCAAAGCGGAAATGGATGAGAAAAAAGTAAAATTCGTCTACTTGAGAACTACCGCTCCTTTTCATTGCCCTATCATGGAGGAGACTGAAAAAACCGTTCCACAAGATATGGAAAGGATCGGATTCAGCTACAAAGGTTCCGAGTTAAAGATCCCTGTTTATTCTATCTTCGACGGAAGAAATTACCAAAACGATGCGGATATCAGCCTACCTTTGTTCAGAGAAGTTCTGATCAAAGCTCTTTATTGGGACAAAGCGATTGCTACCTTCGTTAAGACTCCAAAGTTAGTCGGTATCGATTTTGGACCAAGTGTTGTTTCTCAAAAATTGACCCAAGCAAATTTGGGAACTTCCGAGAACAAAATTTACAGCGCTTCCAGTCCGAAAGATATCAAGGTACTTTTGGCTTAA
- a CDS encoding argininosuccinate synthase, which yields MAAQKNIKKIVLAYSGGLDTSVILTWLKETYGCEVVAFTADVGQKEELTGLEEKGIKTGASKVYIEDLRLEFARDFIYPAIQGNAIYEMRYLLGTSLARPLIAKAMVEVGKKEGADAFAHGATGKGNDQVRFELAFKSLAPEKEIIAPWRTWSFGGRADLIEYAKSKGIPVPVTASKPYSMDRNLMHISYEGGILEDPYREPNEDMFLLTVSPEKAPDSPEYVELDFVEGNCVAVNGKKMDPYQVVDTLNTIGGKHGIGRVDIVENRLVGIKSRGVYETPGGTILFHAHRDLESITIDRDTQHHKDKLSAEFAELIYNGHWFSSRMAAVRAFISETQRFVTGTVKVKLYKGNCIIVGRKSSVSLYNPEMATFEKEELYNQKDAEGFINLYGLPAKEAARLRKK from the coding sequence ATGGCGGCTCAAAAGAACATAAAGAAAATCGTATTAGCATATTCCGGCGGATTGGACACATCCGTAATTCTTACCTGGCTGAAGGAAACCTACGGTTGCGAAGTGGTAGCATTTACCGCAGACGTAGGCCAAAAAGAAGAGCTCACCGGCCTGGAAGAAAAAGGAATCAAAACCGGAGCCTCTAAAGTTTATATTGAAGACCTTCGTTTAGAATTCGCAAGGGACTTTATCTACCCCGCCATCCAAGGAAACGCGATCTATGAGATGAGATATCTGCTCGGAACTTCCTTAGCTCGTCCTTTGATCGCAAAAGCGATGGTAGAGGTCGGTAAAAAAGAAGGAGCAGATGCATTCGCTCACGGTGCAACCGGAAAAGGTAACGACCAAGTCCGTTTCGAGTTGGCTTTCAAATCCCTGGCTCCCGAAAAAGAAATTATAGCTCCTTGGAGAACCTGGTCCTTCGGAGGAAGAGCAGACCTAATAGAATATGCGAAGTCCAAAGGTATCCCTGTGCCGGTTACTGCTTCCAAACCGTATTCTATGGATAGGAACCTAATGCACATCTCTTATGAAGGTGGAATATTAGAAGATCCTTATAGAGAACCTAATGAAGATATGTTCCTTCTTACGGTTTCCCCCGAGAAAGCGCCGGATTCCCCCGAGTATGTGGAACTCGACTTCGTTGAGGGAAATTGTGTAGCCGTTAACGGTAAAAAAATGGATCCGTACCAAGTAGTGGACACCCTTAATACGATCGGTGGAAAACACGGGATCGGAAGAGTGGACATCGTAGAGAACAGATTGGTAGGAATTAAATCCAGAGGAGTGTATGAAACCCCGGGTGGAACAATTTTATTCCATGCACATAGAGACCTGGAATCCATCACGATCGACAGAGACACACAACATCATAAAGATAAATTATCCGCAGAATTTGCGGAGCTGATCTATAACGGACATTGGTTCTCTTCCAGAATGGCTGCAGTGAGAGCGTTCATCTCCGAGACTCAAAGATTCGTAACCGGAACCGTAAAGGTGAAACTATATAAAGGAAACTGCATCATCGTAGGAAGAAAATCCTCGGTTTCACTTTACAATCCGGAAATGGCAACTTTCGAAAAAGAAGAATTGTACAACCAAAAGGATGCCGAAGGTTTTATCAACCTATACGGACTGCCGGCAAAAGAAGCGGCAAGGTTGCGTAAAAAATGA
- a CDS encoding Gldg family protein, with product MRSNLMSRILSWTSIVFLLLFFPVYESFSSAGVRWAISILVISIIAGSGFLSYLSSKKEDKEINLLISSGLGIVSLGIYFLRVYLEDLSLQKGGTAPVWISNLREFLLVFLVLFVLGSVFLGLLREWERSSFENQSSLKGRKQSLVRDFFLGTGILLLILILANYISVMRNHNFDLSSKGVHSFSIEAKKILKEIPEGGEVDVIAFYPRPLDSTARNADGSSSLALKRIRPDLEILLSQLVSIHPGFKVKFINADVELDEIAEFGQVSNGNVLIRYRKAGSIAGPYPEQKVGVKDKSELEDLERRLVQAFMNVTTKERKVYFTEANGERYSQTFQNLPNEKVVRFADSLSFLNFKSTGIGFQNNWPPKIPDDAEFLVIAGPTVPFSPEARTSILDFVFKKKGKLFITIEQRGGESFDWLLEAAGYSFAKGNLSQSPSRAPGLILTKAFRDHAIEESLSKKDTGIVFPYGGYFEQKPPANPADIKLDASILLETGGDVYLDKNGNGKQEKEEEKKNLPVALVLKTKSSTPVIPPADPNSPPTILPETKSEDEGRIVIYSGTSWITNQYLPYEANYELAGASVTWMYQDVSLPAIPPKKEEIETVSLTDGQKRAVWILGMFLFPGLIAGLGSIYVIKRRKAGQKNA from the coding sequence ATGAGATCAAATTTAATGTCTAGAATTCTTTCCTGGACTTCCATCGTATTTTTATTACTCTTCTTCCCTGTTTATGAGTCTTTTTCAAGCGCAGGAGTCCGATGGGCGATTTCCATTCTTGTAATTTCTATTATCGCTGGATCCGGATTTTTATCGTATTTAAGTTCCAAAAAAGAAGATAAGGAGATCAATTTACTCATCTCTTCCGGATTGGGCATTGTTTCTTTGGGAATTTATTTCCTGAGAGTCTATTTGGAAGATCTTTCTCTTCAAAAAGGGGGAACTGCTCCGGTTTGGATCTCAAACTTAAGGGAATTCCTTTTGGTCTTCTTGGTATTATTCGTATTGGGAAGCGTATTCTTAGGATTATTAAGAGAATGGGAGAGAAGCTCCTTCGAAAACCAATCCAGTCTGAAAGGAAGAAAACAAAGCCTTGTCAGGGACTTTTTTCTCGGGACGGGGATACTTCTTCTTATACTAATATTAGCGAATTATATTTCCGTAATGAGAAATCATAATTTCGATCTGAGCTCCAAGGGAGTTCATTCCTTCTCCATCGAAGCCAAAAAGATCCTGAAAGAAATTCCCGAAGGTGGAGAAGTGGACGTAATAGCTTTTTATCCTCGCCCGCTGGACAGCACCGCTCGAAATGCGGATGGAAGTTCTTCTCTCGCGCTAAAAAGAATTCGTCCCGATCTGGAAATTTTACTCAGCCAATTGGTCTCTATTCATCCGGGATTCAAAGTAAAGTTTATCAATGCGGATGTGGAACTGGATGAAATTGCCGAATTCGGACAGGTTTCTAATGGTAACGTTTTGATACGTTATCGTAAAGCAGGTTCTATTGCCGGTCCGTATCCCGAGCAAAAGGTCGGAGTGAAAGATAAATCCGAACTGGAAGATCTGGAAAGAAGATTGGTCCAGGCTTTTATGAACGTCACCACCAAAGAAAGAAAGGTGTACTTTACGGAAGCGAATGGGGAAAGATATTCCCAAACTTTCCAAAATCTTCCGAACGAAAAGGTGGTCCGTTTTGCGGATTCATTATCTTTTTTGAATTTTAAATCCACCGGGATCGGTTTCCAAAATAATTGGCCTCCAAAGATCCCCGATGATGCGGAATTTCTGGTAATTGCGGGACCTACTGTTCCATTCTCCCCGGAAGCAAGGACGTCCATTTTGGATTTTGTTTTTAAAAAGAAGGGAAAACTTTTCATCACGATCGAACAAAGAGGCGGGGAAAGTTTCGATTGGCTTTTAGAAGCCGCGGGATATTCTTTTGCAAAAGGCAATCTTTCCCAAAGTCCAAGTCGGGCTCCTGGTTTGATCTTAACCAAAGCTTTTAGAGATCATGCGATCGAAGAATCCCTATCTAAAAAAGACACCGGGATCGTATTTCCTTATGGAGGATATTTCGAACAAAAACCTCCCGCTAATCCTGCAGATATAAAGTTAGACGCTTCTATCCTGTTGGAAACCGGAGGAGATGTTTATCTCGATAAGAATGGAAACGGAAAACAAGAGAAAGAAGAAGAGAAAAAAAATCTTCCGGTCGCTTTGGTATTAAAAACCAAGTCGTCGACTCCGGTCATTCCGCCTGCGGATCCGAATTCACCCCCCACAATATTGCCGGAAACAAAATCGGAAGACGAAGGACGGATCGTGATCTATTCCGGAACTTCCTGGATCACGAACCAATATCTTCCTTACGAGGCGAACTACGAACTTGCGGGAGCTTCCGTCACTTGGATGTACCAAGACGTTAGTCTTCCTGCGATCCCTCCTAAAAAAGAAGAGATCGAAACCGTTTCCTTAACGGACGGGCAGAAAAGAGCAGTTTGGATCTTGGGAATGTTCTTATTTCCCGGACTCATTGCGGGTCTAGGTTCCATCTACGTGATCAAAAGAAGAAAGGCCGGGCAGAAGAATGCGTAA
- a CDS encoding ABC transporter permease has protein sequence MFRNIKWIFLKEVRVFFGTYLAPLVLGGTAFLNSLFVLILNFNSGTNYTETTIITFISFMSTMLIAMLIVAMGSITEEKNRGTLEFLFTAPISDLEIVVGKFLFGTFVCAIISVAVDGLFPLFLYFFWKAPLYIVASGTIGVFLLGLFTFAVGLFGSSLGKNQMISLLISIAILLTLWVIGYFSHLFDAATRSVLFHLHIFTHFISFSKGVLPLSSTVFFISGTIFFLYLTVKVLESRRWRG, from the coding sequence ATGTTTCGAAATATTAAATGGATCTTCTTAAAAGAAGTTAGGGTATTTTTCGGCACCTATTTGGCTCCCTTGGTTTTGGGTGGGACTGCGTTCTTAAATTCATTATTCGTTTTGATCTTGAATTTTAACTCAGGAACGAATTATACCGAAACCACAATCATTACTTTTATCTCCTTTATGAGCACAATGTTGATTGCGATGCTGATCGTTGCCATGGGTTCTATAACGGAAGAAAAAAACAGAGGAACGTTGGAGTTCCTATTTACCGCTCCTATTTCCGATCTGGAGATCGTAGTAGGTAAATTTTTATTCGGAACGTTTGTATGTGCGATCATCTCCGTTGCAGTGGACGGTCTCTTTCCGCTTTTCCTCTATTTCTTTTGGAAAGCTCCTTTATACATAGTTGCTTCCGGTACGATCGGAGTTTTTTTACTCGGGCTCTTCACCTTTGCAGTCGGATTATTCGGATCTAGTTTGGGAAAAAACCAAATGATCTCTCTTTTGATCTCGATCGCGATCTTGTTGACTTTATGGGTGATCGGTTACTTCTCCCATCTATTCGATGCCGCAACTCGTAGCGTTTTGTTTCACTTGCATATATTTACTCACTTTATCAGTTTTTCAAAAGGAGTGCTCCCTTTGAGCAGTACCGTTTTTTTTATCAGTGGAACGATCTTCTTTTTGTATCTTACAGTAAAAGTTTTAGAATCTAGGAGATGGAGAGGATGA
- a CDS encoding DUF4340 domain-containing protein, with amino-acid sequence MRNKLYLLGLVVVLLFLAFFLVEKTKEDTTEIEYWKLSLDRIEYYPPSEQWIEKTGEKFYSKPFTISVKEGIRKGEKFFTVLNKDTETGKEIEYEGGYNSENTVRDFGTYRVKGTEEVLEGVQIKESLQVGEDSPKLVFYSGNISKTLRIGKKHSLGSTRVILHEGPIRNILTSSSYLFDRFQKGPQDFRQKSILTLNKEYVKEISYVDENGTSIRIDNTPFESNSIKKNFWRRLSGEIILLEPKFGEDLYRYMTGLKVETFPDDENGAGFGIGNILAPGAEKSEFSLASVKVLISDGNEIVYRFHKETSIGDKKLTPVIRIINSNFKEPPVYVVANAFTQIQAAATAIKNAKAIVKPAKTKPGNTSRKK; translated from the coding sequence ATGCGTAATAAACTTTATTTACTCGGCCTCGTTGTCGTTTTACTCTTTTTGGCCTTCTTCCTTGTGGAAAAAACTAAGGAAGATACAACGGAGATAGAATATTGGAAACTTTCTTTGGATCGGATCGAATATTATCCGCCTAGTGAACAATGGATAGAAAAGACGGGAGAAAAATTTTATTCTAAACCCTTTACGATCTCCGTGAAAGAAGGGATTCGAAAGGGAGAAAAATTTTTTACTGTCTTAAACAAAGACACTGAAACCGGAAAGGAAATAGAATACGAAGGCGGTTATAATTCGGAGAATACCGTCCGAGATTTCGGGACTTATAGAGTAAAAGGGACCGAAGAAGTTCTAGAAGGCGTACAGATCAAGGAATCCTTACAAGTAGGGGAAGATTCACCTAAATTAGTTTTTTATTCCGGCAATATTTCCAAAACTTTAAGGATCGGAAAAAAACATTCCTTAGGTTCTACTCGAGTAATCTTGCATGAAGGGCCGATCCGAAATATACTGACCTCTTCTTCCTATTTATTCGATAGATTCCAAAAAGGTCCTCAAGACTTCCGTCAAAAAAGTATTTTGACCCTAAATAAGGAATATGTAAAAGAAATTTCTTATGTAGATGAGAATGGTACTTCAATCCGAATCGATAATACTCCTTTTGAATCGAATAGTATTAAAAAAAATTTCTGGCGCAGGCTTTCCGGCGAGATCATTTTGCTGGAACCTAAGTTTGGCGAAGATCTATACAGATACATGACAGGTTTGAAGGTGGAAACTTTTCCTGATGATGAGAATGGCGCCGGTTTTGGCATTGGAAATATACTCGCTCCCGGTGCCGAGAAGTCCGAATTTTCTTTAGCTAGTGTAAAGGTTTTGATTTCCGACGGGAACGAGATCGTATATCGTTTTCATAAAGAGACCAGCATTGGAGATAAAAAACTGACTCCTGTGATCCGAATTATAAATTCTAATTTTAAAGAACCTCCGGTTTATGTAGTGGCAAATGCATTTACTCAAATTCAAGCTGCCGCGACTGCGATCAAAAACGCAAAAGCGATCGTAAAACCCGCTAAAACAAAGCCTGGAAATACCTCTCGGAAAAAATAA
- a CDS encoding UDP-N-acetylmuramate--L-alanine ligase, with product MKIHLIGIGGIAMGNLASMLRSLGHEVSGSDAGVYPPMSDKLKEWGIPYSEGFDAERVKGKDLIVIGNAISRGNPEVEEVLNSGLEYVSMSAALERYILAGKKVVVVAGTHGKTTTTFLIHHLLKEVGLNPGLFVGGIRKDGFPGFEFTNGNYFVIEGDEYDTAFFDKASKFLHYRPTYAVLNALDFDHADIFKDIGEIETMFSRLLRLVPGNGKVYYWAGASNLKRICGEASKFVKSEAFEFNKKDSFLIWKKGELYSGERLLRPGFFGNHNYRNAEVALRVCEEILKKENIPKAKEKLLDALESFPGVKRRQEILFESARSILIEDFAHHPVAVEETIRSVKQRFPGFKIISLFEPRSATSHRNVFQKEYSFAFKGSAVTMITEIYNLKKVSKDSRLDVKKLILKLPKHSGTLPFYCKDPKDLVQKVRKILPQFEKDKILILAMSNGAFGGIYPSLKELVGSRK from the coding sequence TTGAAAATTCATCTGATAGGGATAGGCGGGATCGCAATGGGAAACCTGGCTTCCATGCTGAGAAGTCTAGGCCACGAAGTTTCCGGCTCCGATGCCGGAGTATATCCTCCAATGTCCGATAAATTAAAAGAGTGGGGCATACCTTATTCAGAAGGTTTCGATGCGGAGAGAGTTAAAGGCAAAGATCTAATCGTAATCGGAAACGCGATCTCCAGAGGAAACCCTGAAGTCGAAGAGGTCCTAAATTCCGGATTGGAATATGTTTCCATGTCCGCCGCTTTAGAAAGATATATTCTCGCCGGAAAAAAAGTGGTGGTAGTTGCGGGAACTCACGGCAAAACCACAACCACATTTTTGATCCATCATTTATTGAAAGAAGTAGGATTGAATCCCGGATTATTCGTAGGCGGGATCCGTAAGGACGGATTTCCAGGTTTCGAATTCACGAACGGAAACTATTTTGTGATCGAAGGAGACGAATACGATACGGCATTCTTCGATAAGGCCTCCAAGTTTTTACACTATAGACCTACCTATGCGGTCTTGAACGCATTAGATTTTGATCATGCAGATATTTTTAAGGATATCGGAGAGATCGAAACAATGTTCTCCAGATTGTTGAGGCTCGTGCCTGGAAACGGAAAAGTATATTACTGGGCAGGCGCCTCAAATCTAAAAAGAATTTGTGGAGAAGCTTCTAAATTCGTAAAATCGGAAGCGTTCGAATTTAATAAAAAGGATTCCTTTCTTATTTGGAAGAAGGGAGAATTATATTCCGGAGAAAGACTTCTCCGTCCTGGATTTTTCGGAAACCATAATTATAGGAACGCGGAAGTCGCGCTCAGGGTTTGCGAAGAAATATTAAAAAAAGAAAATATTCCAAAAGCTAAGGAAAAGTTACTGGATGCTTTGGAATCTTTCCCCGGTGTAAAACGTAGACAGGAGATATTATTCGAGTCTGCGAGAAGTATCTTGATCGAGGACTTTGCCCACCATCCCGTTGCGGTAGAAGAAACGATCCGCTCCGTAAAGCAGAGATTTCCTGGTTTTAAAATTATCAGCTTATTCGAACCCCGAAGCGCTACTTCCCATAGAAACGTTTTCCAAAAAGAGTACTCTTTTGCATTTAAGGGTTCTGCAGTGACCATGATTACGGAAATTTATAATCTGAAAAAGGTCTCCAAGGACAGCAGATTGGATGTAAAAAAGCTGATCCTGAAACTTCCAAAACATTCGGGGACCCTTCCCTTTTACTGCAAGGACCCTAAGGATCTGGTCCAGAAAGTTCGGAAAATCCTTCCCCAATTCGAGAAGGATAAAATCCTGATCCTAGCGATGTCCAATGGGGCTTTCGGCGGAATTTATCCTTCTTTGAAGGAATTGGTCGGATCTAGAAAATGA
- a CDS encoding DUF2779 domain-containing protein: protein MDSVPKLLRTSIRRLSFLFPESLRRKLLFDVLAPYREKELPLLGRTAFQIGQHCELQFWKFLKEPNLEFDISNQFISPKQKSLLKDIAGNLFPDAKHGGYKDPKTRSYLDSKQPVKGACVRTKFFDTRADFLIPQEEGWQAIIIKASSSVKKTHISELSFIRMVLEEAGYKVTSTQVWTVSSEYTFNGAEIDPDRLFHKKDCSKETLANLEDTKEKAYKLLEILENDKIPSTIFSKHCNHPRNCIHPESCYSDSPPGDLFTLREGKELTLTLWDQGIRNLSEVEPDSEFTHRQKIQVEAVKTGKEYLDRDALLSYLNRLKFPIYCLDFETINPPVPVYPNTHPFQHVPFLYSLHILRNDLGETPEEYIYLDDHDNDPRLGILESLASHIKPGGTILAFNDSFEKRCLKESVQAYPKFKEWFQSIESDFSDLAKPFWDYDYYHPDQEGTTSLKVVLPVLTGAHYKELTINAGHIANFEFLRVKTENVTEQEKRRVEADLIAYCKMDTYALILILRAFAEKLNWPGKS from the coding sequence ATGGATTCGGTTCCTAAATTACTAAGAACCTCGATTCGGCGGTTGTCTTTTCTTTTTCCTGAATCTCTACGACGAAAACTTCTATTCGATGTTCTGGCCCCCTATAGAGAAAAAGAACTCCCTCTATTAGGAAGAACCGCATTCCAAATAGGCCAGCATTGCGAATTACAGTTTTGGAAATTTCTAAAAGAACCTAACCTTGAGTTCGACATTTCCAATCAGTTCATTTCACCTAAACAAAAGTCTTTGCTCAAAGATATCGCGGGTAATCTTTTCCCGGATGCAAAACACGGGGGATATAAGGATCCTAAAACGAGATCATATTTAGATTCGAAACAACCCGTTAAAGGAGCATGCGTCAGAACGAAATTTTTCGATACAAGAGCCGACTTTCTGATTCCACAAGAAGAAGGTTGGCAGGCAATTATTATCAAGGCATCTTCTTCCGTCAAGAAGACGCATATTTCCGAACTTTCATTTATCAGAATGGTTTTGGAAGAAGCCGGATATAAGGTGACTTCTACTCAAGTATGGACGGTAAGTTCTGAATATACTTTTAACGGAGCGGAAATTGATCCGGATCGATTATTTCACAAAAAGGATTGTAGTAAAGAAACTTTAGCCAATCTGGAAGACACAAAGGAAAAAGCGTACAAACTCCTAGAAATATTAGAAAACGATAAAATTCCTTCCACTATCTTCTCCAAACATTGCAATCATCCCAGAAATTGTATCCATCCGGAATCCTGTTATTCGGATTCTCCTCCGGGAGATCTATTCACCTTGAGAGAGGGAAAAGAACTCACTCTTACTCTTTGGGATCAAGGTATAAGAAATCTATCCGAGGTAGAACCGGATTCCGAATTTACCCATCGCCAGAAGATCCAAGTAGAAGCAGTAAAGACCGGAAAAGAATATCTGGACCGAGACGCACTCTTATCGTATCTAAATCGATTGAAGTTTCCTATATATTGTTTGGATTTTGAGACGATTAATCCCCCCGTACCTGTTTATCCGAATACACATCCTTTCCAACATGTACCGTTCTTATATTCTTTACATATCCTTCGAAATGACCTGGGAGAAACGCCGGAAGAGTACATCTATCTGGACGATCATGATAATGATCCTCGGTTAGGGATCCTTGAATCTCTTGCCTCGCATATCAAACCGGGAGGAACTATCCTAGCATTCAACGATAGTTTTGAAAAACGTTGCCTGAAAGAATCCGTCCAAGCTTATCCTAAATTTAAAGAATGGTTCCAGTCAATTGAGTCCGATTTTTCCGATCTAGCGAAACCGTTCTGGGATTATGATTATTATCACCCGGATCAAGAAGGAACCACGTCTTTGAAAGTGGTTCTTCCTGTACTAACGGGTGCCCATTACAAAGAACTCACTATTAATGCGGGTCATATCGCAAATTTCGAATTTTTAAGGGTCAAGACCGAGAACGTAACCGAGCAGGAAAAAAGAAGAGTGGAAGCCGATCTGATCGCTTATTGTAAGATGGATACCTATGCTTTAATTCTGATCCTGAGAGCATTCGCGGAGAAGTTAAACTGGCCCGGAAAATCTTAA
- the coaD gene encoding pantetheine-phosphate adenylyltransferase: protein MTRIAVYPGSFDPLTRGHLDILQRSVGLFDKVIIGVAVNSNKSLLFSIEERIEFIREATKGWENLEIDTFEGLTVDYCKKRGAKSIIRGLRAVTDFDYEYAISLMNKKLAPEVETIFLMSSNDYSFVSSTIVKEVARHGRDVSAQVPEHVSKALLKKLYHK, encoded by the coding sequence ATGACAAGAATTGCTGTTTATCCCGGCTCCTTCGATCCTTTAACGAGAGGGCATTTGGACATTCTTCAAAGGTCTGTAGGTCTATTCGATAAAGTGATCATAGGTGTCGCCGTAAACTCCAATAAAAGTCTTCTTTTTTCGATCGAAGAAAGAATAGAATTCATCCGAGAAGCGACCAAAGGTTGGGAAAATCTGGAAATAGACACTTTCGAAGGACTGACAGTGGACTATTGTAAAAAAAGAGGAGCTAAAAGTATCATCAGGGGATTAAGAGCGGTCACGGACTTCGATTATGAATATGCAATTTCCCTAATGAATAAAAAACTCGCCCCCGAAGTGGAAACCATCTTCCTAATGTCCTCGAACGACTATTCTTTCGTTTCCTCCACAATCGTAAAAGAAGTGGCAAGACACGGAAGGGACGTATCCGCTCAGGTCCCGGAACACGTTAGTAAAGCATTACTTAAAAAATTATACCACAAGTAA